A stretch of DNA from Nonlabens ponticola:
ACAGGTAATTATGTGAAAGCTCTAGATCAGTAGGTGTCTTAAAGCTATGCTGCTCGACGCCACGCACATTGAAATCTTTAAAAACTTCTCTAATCAGACTATCCTTTCCTGAGGTATCCATACCCTGAAAACAAACCAAGACGGCTCGCCTGTCGTTGGCGAACAATCGCTCTTGAAATTCCGCTAGTTTCCTGCGTTGTTTCTTAAGCTCTTTTTTAGCTGTCTTTTTATCGAGATCAAATGACGGTTTTGTGCTTCTTTCAGATATTTTGAAGTCTGCGTCTGCGTAGTAGTCGTTGGCGTTTATCTTCATTTGCTGGCAAATAACTTTACATCTTTCTCGCTCACATCTTTACCGCCTAAAATAATTAATCGCTCGACAACATTGCGCAGCTCTCTTATATTTCCCGTCCAATCATATTCTTGCAATAGTTTGATTGCTTTCTTGTCAAAAGTTTTTACCGGCGTACCCTGTTCCTTTGCAATTTTTTCAGCAAAATAATCAACCAGTAATGGTATGTCCTCGCGTCGATCATTTAGCGATGGCACATTAATAAGTATAACGGCTAGTCTGTGATAAAGATCTTCTCTAAATTTCTTATCCTCAATCTCTTGCTTTAGATCCTTGTTTGTAGCTGCGAGGATGCGCACATCTACCTTGATATCTTTGTCGCTGCCTACTCGTTGAATTTTATTTTCTTGTAGGGCGCGTAATACTTTAGCCTGAGCTTTGGCACTCATATCGCCTATCTCATCAAGAAATATAGTACCGCCGTTAGCTGCCTCAAATTTACCGGCGCGATCCTTATTGGCTCCAGTAAAGCTACCTTTGACATGACCAAATAGTTCACTCTCTATCAATTCACTAGGAATAGCGGCACAATTGACTTCTATAAAGGGACCTTTGGAACGCTCACTTTTCTCGTGTAACCAGTGTGCAACAAGCTCTTTACCGGTACCGTTTTGTCCTGTAATAAGAACGCGAGCATCGGTTTGAGCTACCTTGTCTATTATGTTTTTTATGATGACAATGAGCTCGCTCTCGCCTATCATCTCATAATTCTTACTCACTTTTTTCTTGAGCCTTTTATTCTCGACCACTAGCTCTTTTCTATCCAATGCGTTGCGCACGGTGTTGAGCAATCTGTTGAGATCTGGTGGTTTTGAGATATAATCAAAAGCACCCAGTCTCATGGTATTAACAGCGGTATCGAGATCGCCATGTCCAGAGATCATTACAACTGGCACCTCTGGCTTGATCTTTTTTATAGCCGTTAGAACCTCAACACCATCCATTTTTGGCATCTTTATATCACATAGTATCAGGTCATAATCGTTATCCTTGATAAGTTCAATACCAGCTAGACCGTCTTCTGCTTCAATGACATTGTAGCTTTTGCTTTCTTCAGATAATATTTTTGAGAGTACACGTCTTATTGCAGACTCGTCCTCGATAATAAGTATTTGTGCCATTATATTTTAAATTTTAATCCTACTCTAGAGTAGAATGTATTAGAATCATTGATGTTCTTCACATCATCTCCATCCTCATTGCGCAACCTTATATCATTAATAGCCGTGTAGCCTACATAGGCATAGAGTGACAAATGTCTCGTTAGGTTGTACTGGTATCCAGGCCCAACAACTACCGTCGTTAAGCTTGCATTATCGGCAATTTGATCGTCGTCTGTGACAACATTATTCTGAATGTTTGCATAAAACCCGTCAAGCCTTGCATACAACTGTACGCTATTTTTATCATTGAATCTGTATTTCAGATTCATCTTGGGTGCGCCTACGCTATAACTCCAGTCTGGAGCAAATTCCCTGTAGTAGTTTATATAGGGTAAAGGAAACGGTCTACCAACTCGCGTGGAATACTGCACACCTACTACAAGTCTCCACGGTTTGGTCTTGAAATTATCTGTTGCGTCCTTTATAAAATAAACAGAACCCGAAAAGAAAATATCGTCCTTCTCTACACTGCCAGAGTCAAAGTTTGACGCAAATAAAAATCCTGCCCTACTACCAAACCGCCAGTCCTTTTTCATAGGAAATGTATAGCCTATGGCGCCCTCATAACTCTCGTACCTATCTGTGCCAAATTCTCTAAAGCGATCGTCATCTCTAATCAAAAAATGCACGTTGCGATATTCAAAAAACGGGACGATGTACGTGCCTTCCTTAATCTTGAGTGGAATATTGATAAAGGTTCTAAATCTCCTGAAACTGTTGTCTGAGTTTCTTTGTGGGAAGTACGTGTACTCTACTCTAGCGAGGTCGGTTGCTTGGGAGTTAGCTTTCGCGAAAGCTAAAAACACTACAATCATCACCAACATATAACTGGTTGTCTTACTCTTCTTCATGCAGTGCAGCGTTGTTAGGGTTTTTATTAAAATCAATGGGATTACTCTGGTAAAAATGTACGTCTCGTTGTGGAAACGGTATAGTGATACCATTATCTCTGAATGCCTGGTCTATCGCAAATCGCAGATTGCTCTTGATACGAGGATCTGTAAAACTGTCACGCACATAGAAGTATACACCAAAGTCCAGACTGCTATCACCAAAGTTATTGAACATGACAAATGGTTCCGGGCTTTTTAAA
This window harbors:
- a CDS encoding sigma-54-dependent transcriptional regulator, whose protein sequence is MAQILIIEDESAIRRVLSKILSEESKSYNVIEAEDGLAGIELIKDNDYDLILCDIKMPKMDGVEVLTAIKKIKPEVPVVMISGHGDLDTAVNTMRLGAFDYISKPPDLNRLLNTVRNALDRKELVVENKRLKKKVSKNYEMIGESELIVIIKNIIDKVAQTDARVLITGQNGTGKELVAHWLHEKSERSKGPFIEVNCAAIPSELIESELFGHVKGSFTGANKDRAGKFEAANGGTIFLDEIGDMSAKAQAKVLRALQENKIQRVGSDKDIKVDVRILAATNKDLKQEIEDKKFREDLYHRLAVILINVPSLNDRREDIPLLVDYFAEKIAKEQGTPVKTFDKKAIKLLQEYDWTGNIRELRNVVERLIILGGKDVSEKDVKLFASK
- a CDS encoding DUF6268 family outer membrane beta-barrel protein, encoding MKKSKTTSYMLVMIVVFLAFAKANSQATDLARVEYTYFPQRNSDNSFRRFRTFINIPLKIKEGTYIVPFFEYRNVHFLIRDDDRFREFGTDRYESYEGAIGYTFPMKKDWRFGSRAGFLFASNFDSGSVEKDDIFFSGSVYFIKDATDNFKTKPWRLVVGVQYSTRVGRPFPLPYINYYREFAPDWSYSVGAPKMNLKYRFNDKNSVQLYARLDGFYANIQNNVVTDDDQIADNASLTTVVVGPGYQYNLTRHLSLYAYVGYTAINDIRLRNEDGDDVKNINDSNTFYSRVGLKFKI